TGCATTTCTTAGGCACGTCGCTAGCGTTCGTCCTGAGCCAGGATCAAACTCTCCATAAGAATATTTATGTCACTACGCAAGAAACGTAGATAAACAACTCAAGAGAGTCTATCTGTTGTTCATACTTTACCAACACCTGCATTAGCAGGCTGAAACTCATAACCTTATTTCACGCTTGCACTATTTAGTTTTCAAAGAACTCAGTCAAAAGCCCGGGGAATGTTCCCCCCAGGCAAGGTATATTATACCGCACTCAATTGTTCCTGTCAACAAGTTTTTGAAGTTAATTAAAACTTGTTTTCAGGCAACTACAGGGGTCGGCAGTGTTACCCGACCGGCAGGAGATATATTACCACGTTCAATCCGGGACTGTCAACGCTTAATTGCAATTAGTTTCAAAAATCTTGCAGCTATATTTCATGGGCGGTATTACTGGTTGACCGAGCCGCCATGCATAACGCTGTTGAGTTTCTTTATCTCTTCCATGGCGCGTTTCGCGTCAGCATGATTCGGGTTGGCCAAAAGCACAGGCTGAAGCAGTTTCTTGGCATACTCTATATTGCCCATTAGGATAGAAAGACGTGCCAATACATAATTGCCCTCTATGCTGTCGCCGTAAAGATGAAATGAATAATTGCCCTTTGTGAGCAAGCGGGCGGTTATAAACGTCTGGAATTCCGAATCAAGATTATCGCCGGTCTCACGCTCGATCCAGGCAAGGTTCAATCGTGCGTTGATGTCCTGCGGGTTCATTTCCAGAGCTTTGCGCAGTCTGTCCGCGGCATCTACCAGTTTTTTCTCGCCGACAAGCTCTTCTGCGCGTTTGGCCAGCTTTGGAGCATCGTTCGACTTGATCCCATTACGAATGTCTGCTGGAACATAGTCAAGTAAAATATTTTTGAAGTCTTTGCCGGTCACTTTTTTGATTGCCGTGCAGATGGTGTCTGTATCGGCGTTTGGATTGAAGTTGACTTCTTTCATAATAGCAGGCAGAGTCTGCGTGCCGTTTTTGTCGAGAAGATCGGAGATGATCTGGATGGAATATTGCGTCTGTGCGACTTCAAGTTCGGGATTAAAACTCGGCGATTTCAAGTTCTGAAACGCTCTCTGAGGCCATGAAAGCAGATCAATCTTGTCCCTGAGCTGTTTTGATCCGGGACTGACAGCCATAAGCTCGTTTGCAAGACCAGCAAGTCTGGTATCGGTCTTTACGACTACATGACGCGCCACCCATCCACTGACGCCTTCATTGAACCACCGCGCAAATGGCTGATACAGATCCAGTTCCTCAGCCATCACATACCCAACACTATCATGAACAGGCGCGATGAGCATTGCTTTGCTTGATCCCATAAAATCCATGGCCATATCCGTGAGTTTATTTTCCGCCCTGATCGTGCCATCGGAATTCACAAACACAGGAAAGTAGCTCAGTTTGATCTTTTCTGGGTCTATATTGTTCAGAGACAAGGCCATGTTGAACTCATCAGTCTTATTGTCATAGCGTATTTGCATGATTCCTGCATCGACGCCGCCCGTGGCGATTGCTTCTGACGTTTTCATGAGTTTGATATTGGAAAAGCATGCAACCAGTGCCTGAGATTTTGTCTTGTATGCATTCAGCCGGTTTTGTGCTTCGTCTTTTTTGTCAACGCATCCCAGCAGGCTTGCAATATCGCCCGCGATGGCACCAGTGTCGGCTAAAAGTTTGATCGTCTGCTCTTGGATATCGAGAGAGGGCTGGATGGATTTCTTGGCTTTGGTGAGTATGCGCTGCGCCTGAACATTCATCCCCGCAGGGTATGAAACTGTGATGTCGCCTCCCTTGATCTGCTTGGGTTCTGCTGTCCAGGCTTGTTGACCAAGTGTCAGGAGACACACTAAACAGGCGGCGAGTGTGATGGTGCTATGTCTCATTCCAATCCTCCGTACATGACATCTATATACCCGACTAGTATATAACGAATCGGGACTACTTACCAGGGACGTTGGCAGGAATGCAGTCTTTACCAAAAAGTGGTATGCCAAAACAATATTTCAGGCATCCGATGCGGCAACCTTTTGGTCGCGATTGGGATTGTTCGTCCATACTGATACTGTTTGGCGTAATTGGTCATGATCTTTTTTTGTCTTGATGAATTATTCGGCAAATGTGATTGTCGAGCGCTATGGACGTGCCGAGTATAACCGGATATTATTACGTTATATAATAAGCATAATACGCAAACTGCTATTCTCAATTTTTTATGAAGGAAGTTTCGCTCCAGGCAGCGTATAAACATAATAATGAAGCGCGAACATAAGTTCGAGTTGATCGAGCACACGGCTGATATCGGGGTGATCGGATACGGCGGCAGCAAGGCGGAAGCATTTGAGAACGCCGCTTTCGGCATGTTCTCGATAATGGCCGACCTGGACAAATACGAGCCGACCGATATCATTGAAGTTGTCGCAACCGGTGACGATGACATTGCTCTTTTGGAGCGATTCCTGTCGTCGCTGATTGTGCTCTTTGACGGCGATGGACTGATGCCGCTCGATTTCAAGATGATCGATCTGTCGGCGGGCAAGCTGGTGTGCATGGTCTCATATCGCAAGATTGCCGACGACATCGAGTGGCTGGGTCCGAGCATAAAGGCCGTAACGTATCACAGGATGTCTGTCGAGCGAAGCGAGGGCACATGGTGCGCGCAGGCTATTTTTGATGTTTAGCCAATGGGAGGCAAATATGGAGAAGGAACTTACCCACAGGCAGAGGCAGATATTAGATTATATCGTCAAACACACTGACGAACTGGGCTATCCGCCGACGGTACGTGAGATCGGCGAAGCAGTCGGACTTAGTTCCAGTTCCACAGTGCATGCTCACCTTAAGGGTCTGGAGAATGCTGGTCTTATCCGGCGCGACGCGGTCCTTACCAGGGCCATTCGCGTTGTGACTGACGGCATCAAATCGGCAAAGCGGAAAAGCGTCGCTAATCTGCCACTTGTCGGGCGAGTGGCGGCCGGCAGCCCGATACTTGCCTATGAGAACGTGGAAGACAATATTCCCGTGCCGAGTGAATTTCTTGGCGGCGGCGAGGGCTTTATGCTGCGTGTCAAAGGTGATAGCATGATAGAGGACGGCATTGTGGACGGAGATTATGTCATTGTCCGTAAACAGGACACCGCGGAGAACGGCGATACGGTTGTTGCGATGGTCGAGGACGAGGCCACTGTGAAACACATTTTCAAAGAAAACGGCCGGATCAGGCTCCAACCGGCAAACTCGTCCATGGAGCCGATGTATTTCGACAGCGTAGATGTTGTCGGCAAAGTTGTAGGGCTTATAAGAAGGATGGACTAGAAAGAAAATGATACGTCTCGGTGTACTCGGCTATGGTAGAAGAATCAACAATGTAATTAATTTTATGCAGAAGCTCGGTGAGGGGCCTGAAGTTACAGCCATCACCGATGTCAGAAATGACGAGATCAAAGCGAAGATGCGGGAAGATGAGAGAGACCCCGACAAAGTGGCCTTCTATACGGACCCCGACGAGATGCTCGATAAGGAAGAACTGGACGGTGTGCTGGTTGGCACCAGGTGCCATCTTCATGCGAAGATGGGGGTTAAAGTGCTCGAACACAATCTTCCTCTCTACCTGGAAAAGCCGGTCGCAACCACAATGGAGGACCTTATCGCGCTGCGTAATGCAGCAGAAAAAAGCACCAGCAAAGTGGTAGTGTCGTTCCCGCTGCGGACGACCCCTCACTCGCGCATAGCGAAAGAAATCATCGATTCGGGCAAATTGGGCACTATTGAGCACGTGCAGGCGTGGAACAACGTCTATTACGGTGGGTGCTACTATCACGGCTGGTATCGCGATGAGAATGAGACGCACGGTCTCTGGCTCCAAAAAGCCACGCATGACCTTGATAATATCAATTATCTGCTTGGTGATAACAAACCAGTAATGATAGCCGCCATGACCAGCAAGCAGATTTTCAAGGGTGATCGTCCGGCAGGTCTGAAGTGCAATGACTGCAAGGAATGGGATACCTGCCTTGAAAGCCCGTATCACATGTACTTTTCTTCTCAATCTGCAAAGCGTGTTGAGCCGAATGATAACTTATGCAGCTTTGCTGTGGATACCGGCAATGAAGACTCCGGCGGCGCATTGATCCGCTATGAAACCGGCATGCATGTCAGCTACTCTCAGAATTTCTTTACGCGAAAAGGCGGCGGCAAGCGTGGCGTGAGACTCTTTGGTTATAAGGGCACTCTTGAATATGACTGGACGACTGATGAGGTAAAGGTATTTATGCATCATTCACCCGTAGCCGAGACCTATAAGGTCGGAGGTGCGAGTATGTCGCATGGCGGCGGCGACACAGTGCTTGTCGATAACTTCAAGAGAGTTATTACACAGGGCGCGGAGTCGATAGCGCCGATTGAGGCGGGCCTTATGAGTGTGCTTATGTGCCTCAAGGCAAAAGAATCGGATAAGACCAACACATTCCAGGAGATCAAGTATCCTGATAGATGAGCCACTCCCATCCCCGTATCGGGGAGGGGCGGGGGAGAGGTAAACAACCTATCGCTTTTACCATGGCCAAAGACCGCAAGCCCAAAAACATAGTCTGTGGACATCCGATAAGTCCTGAGAAGGCAGCAATAGTTCGGCAATTGCGGTGCGATATGACTGTGCCGGAACGAACGTTATGGCGCAGGCTTCGTGCAAATCAGCTCTGCGGGTATCACTTTCGACGCCAGCAATTAATTTCAGGTTTCATTGCGGACTTTTATTGTCACCAAGCATGCCTTGCAGTGGAACTTGACGGCTATACTCATGATCTTGACTACGATGCACGTAGAGATAAGGCATTTGCAGAGTTGGGTATACGTGTCTTGCGATTCACGAACAGTCAGGCCATAAAGGAAACGGAAGTTGTGTTAGAACAAATACTTTATGTGTGTAATGAAAGGTGCGAGAAACCTACCCCCTAGCCCCCTCCCGAGGACAGGAGGGGGAACAGTTCTACTCTTCGCATTGAGGACGGTGGCGGTAATAGCTCCCTCTGCGTATCGGGGAGGGGTTGGGGGAGAGGTAAACAACCAGTCGTATATAGCAAACCAAACAGGAGACATAAATTGCCAAAAGTACAAAGTTCGATAGAAATAAACGGCACGATTGGTGACGTCTATGCCCTTGCCAAGAATATTGAGGCATTCCCTGAGTTTATGCCGGATGTCAAGAGCGTAAAAGTGGTCGAAAGGAGCGCCGACGGCGGCCGCACAATTTCAGAATGGACCGGCATCGTAAAAGAATTCAAGACAACGATCAAATGGACCGAAGAAGATATATGGGACGACCAGGCCAAAACCTGTAAGTTTTCACTGGTGAAGGGCGACTACAGCAAGTACTCGGGCTTGTGGACATTCACCGACTTGGGTTCGAGCACACGTTTCGACTCGGAGATCGAGGTTGAATACGATGTGCCGCTGGTGGGTGCTCTCATCAAAGGCCTGATCGCCAAGAAAATGAAAGAAAATGTAGACAATATGCTTGCTGCCATAAAGCGGGAGGTTGAGCGGAAATAATGAAGTATGACGTGTTGATTGTCGGTGCCGGTCCGGCGGGTATATTTGCAGCTCTTCATCTGTCAAAGGTGAAGGGCTTGACCGTATGCATAGTCGATAAAGGTGCCGATATAGATCAGCGCGTTCGCAAGGCCGAACTGCTTACCGGCTGGGGTGGGGCAGGCGCATTTTCCGACGGCAAACTGACGCTTTCACCCGATGTGGGCGGCCAGCTCAATAACCTGATGTCCGAACGGGAGGTCCGCAGGCTGCTTAAATATGTGGATCAGATATGGGTCAACTACGGCGGCTCCGAAAAGGTCTATGGCACTGACGAAGATCAGATTGCAAACATCGAGCACAGAGCTCAGCTTGCTGGTCTGCAGCTTGTGCACTCCGAAGTCAGGCATCTGGGCACTGAGATGTGTCCTGCGATCCTCACACGCATGCGCGATGCGCTGCGCGAGAGGGTCGAGGTCAAAATGGAAACACCCATTGAGGAGCTTGTCGTCTCAGGCAGCAAGATTGCCGGCGTTAAGACTGCTTCGGGCGAAGTCATAAAGGCTGATTACGTCATAGTAGCTCCCGGCAGATCGGGCGCAGATTGGCTGGCAAACGAAGCCAATCGTCTGCATCTCAAAACAATGACCAATCCCGTGGATGTAGGTGTCAGGGTCGAAATTCCGGCAGCCGTTATGCAGGATATCACAGATATCGTCTACGAGCCAAAGCTGGTCTATTATTCCAAGTCGTTTGATGATAAGGTCAGGTCGTTTTGCGTGTGTCCAAACGGCGAGGTCGTGATCGAAAAGCACAATGGTGTCACCAGCGTCAACGGTCACAGCTATGCCCGTAAAAAGACAGCCAACACCAACTTCGCCCTGCTTGTATCCAATTCGTTTACCGAGCCGTTCCATGAGCCGATTACATACGGCAAATACATAGCCAGTCTGGCGAATCTGCTATCAGAGGGAGTCATAGTCCAGAGACTCGGCGACCTTGAATCCGGCCATAGAAGCACTGCCTCGCGCCTCGAGCGATGCATTACCCGGCCGACTCTTGTCGATGCCGTTCCGGGTGATTTGAGCTTTGTCCTGCCCTACAGGCATATCTCAGGCATACTCGAGATGCTCCATGCTATGGATCGCCTGGCGCCTGGAGTAGCCAGCCCCCATACTCTGCTTTACGGCGTCGAAGTCAAGTTTTATTCTTCCAAGGTAGAACTGTCGGATAAACTTGAGACTGCTATAAAGAACCTTTTTGCCATCGGCGACGGGGCCGGCGTCACACGCGGCCTTGCACAGTCTTCGGCTTCTGGAGTCATTGCTGCCCAAGAAATTCAGCATCGCCTGGGCGGGTAATGTCTTCTCTTGCTCATATTTGTGACTGGTAATGGTTCTGGGATAACTAATCCTGGAACCATTTTTTATTGCTCTGCTGCTTGTAACCCACCTTATCAAAAAAGAATTTATCTCAAGCTGGCTTTTTATGCCTGTTGGCACGATTATTGCATAGGTATCCCTGGAAAGTGGAAATAGATCGCTAAAGGCAGTTTTGTCGGAGACGGGAATTATCGTGTTTATTTCCTCCATGCTGGCATGGAGTGGTCGAGTGGTCTGAGATTGTTTGATGACCATGTCGGGTCGGCTGGATCTCGTGCCAAGAAGTATAAAGCGATCAGACAAACGGAGGGATGTAGAATGAGAGGACCAGTATTTAAAGTTTGTGCGCTTAGCCTGCTGGCCATTCTCCTGGGCGGGGCAGCCTACGCAGCTGTCACAACGGATTCGGAAACAATCAGTTTGACTCAGACTGACTGGAGCCAGGTGATATCGCTGGAAAAATTCCACGGTGATATTGCAAACTTGGACAAAGTAGTGATAACGCTTGTGGCTACCGGTCAAAGTGACATCGGTTATGAGAATCGTGCGTCAAAGCCGGCAGACATCCAATTGACCTGGACGGCGACCGTTTCCATGAAAAAGGGTGGCTCCACGCTGCTTTCGGTGGCTCCGGCCTATTCCAACACGGTGACCCCAGCTGCTTATGATCTGCTCTGGGATTGGAGTGGCACTTCAGGAGGCAACTTCACAACTTCTGATACTAAGTCAGACTCGATGACGCTGACCAGTGGATTTAGTGACTATGTTGGAGATGGAACGTTCGATCTGGAGATTGTGGCTGCAGCGATATCCCAGACTATTGGGACAGGTAATGTCGCTTCATATTACCTAACCTCAGCGAGTGCAACGGCTACAGTCGAATACTATACTCCAGAACCTGCGAGCATAGCTTCACTTGCTGCCGGTCTGTTGGGAATCGTTGGTTTTGGTATTCGCCGGAGGAGATAACCGTAGAGTGTTGTTTGAGAAAGTGTAAAGGCATCCCCAAGAGAGTGGGGATGCCTTTTTTTATACTATGGGCTTGCAGTGGTTGCCAATACGTAATCTTTATCCGCAGGGAAGCTTGTAACTTGAACAGTCACAGTCTTTCTGTCCTCGGACAGTGTTGGAGTCACTCCCGATACTTGCGTGAGAGTCCCGCCGTCGTCTTCGGTTATGAAAAGAATTACCGTCTTTCCATCTGCGACAGCGTTGTCCAGCTTAAACGTAAGAGTTACTGCCTGGTTGAATGTTGTCCCGGCAGGCAAGCAGGTGGCGGCTGCCACAAAAGCTGGTCCCTCCAGTGATGTCGTGAAACTGCTTGCGGCTTTTGGGGTTACGGTGATTGTGACTCCATCCGGTACTGCTCCATCAGGCGCGGTGCATGTTACACTAAACGGTATGATAGGCGATGAGCCTCCACCTCCTCCACAGCCCGCAAGCGCCGCCGTGGCCAGAATGCACAACAAAACGACTAATATTCGCATTTTATCCTCCTAGTGTTTTGCCTTGAATGAGTTTAGGCGTTGTTCGATATACTGATAAAACTCCTCGTTACTGCATTCGCCATGGTCGAGTTCCATAAGCGACCTTGGTCTGCCCGACACGAATGCAAGATGACTCTCCAGCGCGCACTGGTCGTGCTTGCGGTCTATTTCAAGCATGTGCCTCAGTGAGCTGTCAGGCAGTTCCCCCTGTTTTTCATGTGGGATAGCGCACAGATACGCCAGGTCGACCGCGTCATCCTTAGTCAGCCCCAAATTTTTGTAATAATGCTCTATATAATCGGCTATCTCCGCATCCTGATCCGAATATTCCGGCACATATTTTTCCAGAGTGTCTACGGCATCTGCCAGGAAACAGCCCACTGCTGCTGAAAGCCCATGCATCTTTCCGGCCATCACGACTGCCGCATCATCCGAGGCACCGGGCCCCACTTTGTAACGTACATACATGTAATCTATGTGCGGGTCTCCATTGACGGCGAACAGCCCCTCTCGCTCAAACTCATCGATCTCATCTTCATGCGCCTGCTTTGCCAGGTCAAAACCGTTGAGTCCCAGGCGTTTCATGACAGTCTGATCGACCAGAAAGCATTCACCATAGCCCATCTCGACGCCATATCGCCTATTGGCAAGGTTTCTGATTTCGGCTTCATCTCTAAGCCCTCCAACATACAGTCCCTGCAAGACGCCATGTGGCTCAATTTCAAGGCTGCGGAGAGCGCCGCACCGCAGCAGTGGTTCATCCTCCGTGTTACATGCATGACGAATATGCTCTCCTGCTATTACCCGATCCACAAACTCGCTAATCTCATCTATCAAATCCTGGCGCTCTTCTTTTACCATTCCGGGGTCCAGTCTGAGTGCACGGACGATATCGTCCATTGATGTGTTGGGGAATGTCTTGCCGTAGAAGAGGCCGTGGCCCATATGTGCATGTCCCTGGATCGATTGCAGCAGCACCATTTGCTCCACGTCATACGTGCAGCGAAGTATCGTTTTGGCGTCCAGTGCTGCAAAATCGTCACGCAGCATCTGTGGCGGAGCGACACCTTCGAGCCTGGGTTCTTTTACAATTTTGCGATTATGTCTGTTTTTATGGCTCAACTTTGCTCCATTCCTTTCACAAACATGCTCAACTGATTATAGCATGGGTATTTGCTGTGCGCCAGCCCGTATTCTGCGCTTTTCGCATAATACGGGTCTCCGAGAGCATTATTCACGGGGAACGTGAACAATGCGGGTTGGAAGTTTTGCATGAAAATATCAAGCGTAATCAAGGAACCTGGTGATATGAAGTAGAAGTATAATGGTGTGTTGAGCCAACCGCAATCTTGTTGAGCACAGCACTTTAATTTCAGCTCGTTGGAGGAATTATGGCTGCCAAAGTAGATAAAGACAAATGTGCCGGATGCGGACCTTGCGCAGAGGCCTGCCCTGTTGAGGCGATTAAGATCGAAAATAACTTAGCTGTTATCGATGAGGATGCATGCATTGAATGCGGTGCATGTGTGGATGCATGTCCGAGCGAAGCAATTTCGCTTGAGTAAAAACTGACGCTGCGGAAACCAGGCGCTTTAGTTTCGGTTTCCGCAGCATAACCGTTCCCCACTATTTATCCAAAAAAGTAGCCGACACTGATTCTTCTGGATAGTCAGAGAGAGGATGGTGACAATGTCCGCGTACGAACAACTTACCACCGGCAAGAAAATTGAGGCACTTTCCCTGAAAGTAAATCAGCTTCAGCAAGAGATTGCCGGTCTGAGACAGGACGTCAAAACCATTCTTTCGCTGCTGCAAAAGCTCAGTTTGCAATCTGACAAAGACATAACCGATTAGCTTTCACTAGTATTTCTTATGGCGTTGCCCCAGATATCAGGTGTTTTTGACGAAATAGCCATACTGCTGCTGATATCCGCGATAGTAGGAGTCATTTCACTTCGTCTCAAGCAGCCTCCGATCATCGGTTATATCGCCGTCGGCATCCTCGTGGGACCGTCCGGTTTCGGTCTGGTCAAGGGTTCGGATCAAGTCCACCTGCTGGCCGAGTTGGGCCTTGCACTGCTGCTGTTTGTGGTCGGCCTGAGGCTGGATATCTCCCTGATACGCAGCACTGGTCCTGTTGCGATTGCTATTGGCCTCGGCCAGGTCGTATTTACCGCAATTATCGGCTATTTCATATGCATCGGCCTGGCAATGAACCATATCACGGCACTCTATGTGTCCGTGGCCCTGACTTTCTCCAGCACCATCATCATCGTCAAACTCCTCTCGGATAAGAAAGAAACGGACTCTCTGCATGGCCGCATCGCGGTCGGATTGCTCATCGTGCAGGATATGCTTGTCGTGCTGACTATGATTGCGCTCTCCGGTCTGGGTCACAACGGCGATGTGAGCATGTGGGTCCAAATAGTCAGGATTATGGCGAAAGGCATCGCTCTCTTGGCCGGACTTGGGTTAATGATGTATTTCATCCTGCCATGGTTGACTACCTGGCTGGCAAGATCGGCTGAACTGCTGATACTCTTTGCCATCGCATGGGCGGTTATTCTGGCGGATATCTGCTACCATATGGGTTTCAGCAAAGAAGTGGGGGCATTCCTGGCAGGTGTCTCACTTGCGTCCACTCCTTACAGAGAACTGATCGGCGCAAGACTCGTAAGCCTGCGTGATTTCCTGCTGCTCTTCTTTTTTGTCGAACTGGGCACACAGTTGAATCTACGTCTGCTCGGCTCGCAGGTGTGGTCTGCGATCCCGCTTTCTATCTTCGTTTTGGTCGGCAACCCCATTGTTGTTATGATCATTATGGCAGTAATGGGCTACAGAAAGCGCACGGGTTTTCTGACGGGGCTTTTGGTTGCACAGGTCAGCGAATTTTCCCTGATACTGGCCGCCTTGGGTCTGAACCTAGGTCACATAGACTCTCAAGCGGTCGGGCTGATTACCCTGGTCGCACTGGCTACGATAGGCCTTTCCACTTACCTGATTCTTTACTCAAATAATATATATGAATGGCTCTCTCCATATCTGGGAATTTTCGAGAGGAAGATCAGCCATAAGGAGCAGTCACAAGACGCAGAGCGCGACAGCGCTGATATCTTGATATTTGGACTCGGACGCTACGGCAGCGCCATAGCAAGAGACTTGATGAAAACCGGACGCAGTGTGGTCGGAATCGACTTTGATCCCAGAGCGGTAAAGAAATGGAATGACCAGGGTGGACGAGCACTATTTGGGGATGCCGAAGACCCTGAATTTCCATCCATGCTGCCGCTTTCAGGGGCGAGATGGGTCATCAGTTCGGTCCGAGACAAGAGAGTGACACACGCGCTATTGCAATCGCTCAAAAGCCACGGTTACATCGGTGGGATTGCAGTCACATCAGGTGAGAGGACGTTGGTACGGGAGTATAAAACGGCAGGGGCAAACATAGTATTCGTGCCGTATATGGATTCCGCGCTGCATGCCGTGGATGTAATCAATGCAGCCGACAAAGAGGAGGACAGACGCAAAATGGACAATTATATTGCTGCTTTACATGATCACTACATCGTCTGCGGTTACGGAAGGATGGGTCGGCAGATTGTGAGGGACTTCAAGCGTGCGGCTGTGCCTTTTGTCGTTGTGGAATGGAACCCCGAGCAGATTCCCAGGCTTATAGAGGATGAGGTCCCCTTTGTGGAGGGTAAAGCAACCGAGGACGATATGCTGATTAAGGCAGGAATTGAGCGCGCAAAAGGGTTGATAGCCGTCACCGCGACCGATGAAGAAAATGTGTTTATCGTCCTATCAGCGCGCGGCTTGAACCCCGGTCTGCATATAGTTGCAAGATCGACCAAATCCGAGAATGAGGGCAAGCTGCGCAGAGCCG
This bacterium DNA region includes the following protein-coding sequences:
- a CDS encoding archease, with product MKREHKFELIEHTADIGVIGYGGSKAEAFENAAFGMFSIMADLDKYEPTDIIEVVATGDDDIALLERFLSSLIVLFDGDGLMPLDFKMIDLSAGKLVCMVSYRKIADDIEWLGPSIKAVTYHRMSVERSEGTWCAQAIFDV
- the lexA gene encoding transcriptional repressor LexA, producing the protein MEKELTHRQRQILDYIVKHTDELGYPPTVREIGEAVGLSSSSTVHAHLKGLENAGLIRRDAVLTRAIRVVTDGIKSAKRKSVANLPLVGRVAAGSPILAYENVEDNIPVPSEFLGGGEGFMLRVKGDSMIEDGIVDGDYVIVRKQDTAENGDTVVAMVEDEATVKHIFKENGRIRLQPANSSMEPMYFDSVDVVGKVVGLIRRMD
- a CDS encoding Gfo/Idh/MocA family oxidoreductase, with amino-acid sequence MIRLGVLGYGRRINNVINFMQKLGEGPEVTAITDVRNDEIKAKMREDERDPDKVAFYTDPDEMLDKEELDGVLVGTRCHLHAKMGVKVLEHNLPLYLEKPVATTMEDLIALRNAAEKSTSKVVVSFPLRTTPHSRIAKEIIDSGKLGTIEHVQAWNNVYYGGCYYHGWYRDENETHGLWLQKATHDLDNINYLLGDNKPVMIAAMTSKQIFKGDRPAGLKCNDCKEWDTCLESPYHMYFSSQSAKRVEPNDNLCSFAVDTGNEDSGGALIRYETGMHVSYSQNFFTRKGGGKRGVRLFGYKGTLEYDWTTDEVKVFMHHSPVAETYKVGGASMSHGGGDTVLVDNFKRVITQGAESIAPIEAGLMSVLMCLKAKESDKTNTFQEIKYPDR
- a CDS encoding DUF559 domain-containing protein, whose translation is MAKDRKPKNIVCGHPISPEKAAIVRQLRCDMTVPERTLWRRLRANQLCGYHFRRQQLISGFIADFYCHQACLAVELDGYTHDLDYDARRDKAFAELGIRVLRFTNSQAIKETEVVLEQILYVCNERCEKPTP
- a CDS encoding SRPBCC family protein, producing MPKVQSSIEINGTIGDVYALAKNIEAFPEFMPDVKSVKVVERSADGGRTISEWTGIVKEFKTTIKWTEEDIWDDQAKTCKFSLVKGDYSKYSGLWTFTDLGSSTRFDSEIEVEYDVPLVGALIKGLIAKKMKENVDNMLAAIKREVERK
- a CDS encoding FAD-dependent oxidoreductase, whose product is MMKYDVLIVGAGPAGIFAALHLSKVKGLTVCIVDKGADIDQRVRKAELLTGWGGAGAFSDGKLTLSPDVGGQLNNLMSEREVRRLLKYVDQIWVNYGGSEKVYGTDEDQIANIEHRAQLAGLQLVHSEVRHLGTEMCPAILTRMRDALRERVEVKMETPIEELVVSGSKIAGVKTASGEVIKADYVIVAPGRSGADWLANEANRLHLKTMTNPVDVGVRVEIPAAVMQDITDIVYEPKLVYYSKSFDDKVRSFCVCPNGEVVIEKHNGVTSVNGHSYARKKTANTNFALLVSNSFTEPFHEPITYGKYIASLANLLSEGVIVQRLGDLESGHRSTASRLERCITRPTLVDAVPGDLSFVLPYRHISGILEMLHAMDRLAPGVASPHTLLYGVEVKFYSSKVELSDKLETAIKNLFAIGDGAGVTRGLAQSSASGVIAAQEIQHRLGG
- a CDS encoding choice-of-anchor E domain-containing protein, which translates into the protein MRGPVFKVCALSLLAILLGGAAYAAVTTDSETISLTQTDWSQVISLEKFHGDIANLDKVVITLVATGQSDIGYENRASKPADIQLTWTATVSMKKGGSTLLSVAPAYSNTVTPAAYDLLWDWSGTSGGNFTTSDTKSDSMTLTSGFSDYVGDGTFDLEIVAAAISQTIGTGNVASYYLTSASATATVEYYTPEPASIASLAAGLLGIVGFGIRRRR
- a CDS encoding 4Fe-4S binding protein, with amino-acid sequence MAAKVDKDKCAGCGPCAEACPVEAIKIENNLAVIDEDACIECGACVDACPSEAISLE
- a CDS encoding cation:proton antiporter, with translation MPQISGVFDEIAILLLISAIVGVISLRLKQPPIIGYIAVGILVGPSGFGLVKGSDQVHLLAELGLALLLFVVGLRLDISLIRSTGPVAIAIGLGQVVFTAIIGYFICIGLAMNHITALYVSVALTFSSTIIIVKLLSDKKETDSLHGRIAVGLLIVQDMLVVLTMIALSGLGHNGDVSMWVQIVRIMAKGIALLAGLGLMMYFILPWLTTWLARSAELLILFAIAWAVILADICYHMGFSKEVGAFLAGVSLASTPYRELIGARLVSLRDFLLLFFFVELGTQLNLRLLGSQVWSAIPLSIFVLVGNPIVVMIIMAVMGYRKRTGFLTGLLVAQVSEFSLILAALGLNLGHIDSQAVGLITLVALATIGLSTYLILYSNNIYEWLSPYLGIFERKISHKEQSQDAERDSADILIFGLGRYGSAIARDLMKTGRSVVGIDFDPRAVKKWNDQGGRALFGDAEDPEFPSMLPLSGARWVISSVRDKRVTHALLQSLKSHGYIGGIAVTSGERTLVREYKTAGANIVFVPYMDSALHAVDVINAADKEEDRRKMDNYIAALHDHYIVCGYGRMGRQIVRDFKRAAVPFVVVEWNPEQIPRLIEDEVPFVEGKATEDDMLIKAGIERAKGLIAVTATDEENVFIVLSARGLNPGLHIVARSTKSENEGKLRRAGADRVMSPYIFGGRQIASAVLKPQVMDFLGMVLHSDELDLELGEAQVMETSKIAGKTIRESGIVESSGVLILAVRSANGELHTTPSPDFEIKAWDHMILIGSSAQIQAAQRFAHGE